In one Streptomyces sp. NBC_01288 genomic region, the following are encoded:
- the dcd gene encoding dCTP deaminase — protein MLLSDKDIRAEIDAGRVRIDPYDESMVQPSSVDVRLDRYFRVFENHRYPHIDPSVEQADLTRLVEPEGDEPFILHPGEFVLASTYEVVTLPDDLASRLEGKSSLGRLGLVTHSTAGFIDPGFSGHVTLELSNLATLPIKLWPGMKIGQLCLFQLSSAAEFPYGSERYGSRYQGQRGPTASRSFLNFHRTQV, from the coding sequence GTGCTTCTCTCAGACAAGGACATCCGGGCCGAGATCGACGCCGGGCGGGTCCGGATCGATCCCTACGACGAATCCATGGTGCAGCCGTCGAGTGTCGACGTGCGCCTCGACCGCTACTTCCGGGTGTTCGAGAACCACCGCTACCCCCACATCGACCCGTCCGTCGAACAGGCGGATCTGACGCGGCTGGTGGAGCCGGAGGGCGACGAGCCGTTCATCCTCCACCCCGGCGAGTTCGTGCTCGCCTCGACCTACGAGGTCGTGACCCTCCCCGACGATCTCGCCTCGCGCCTCGAAGGGAAGTCCTCCCTCGGCCGGCTCGGGCTCGTCACACACTCCACCGCGGGCTTCATCGACCCCGGTTTCTCCGGCCATGTGACGCTGGAGCTCTCCAATCTCGCGACCCTCCCGATCAAGCTCTGGCCGGGCATGAAGATCGGCCAGCTGTGCCTGTTCCAGCTCAGCTCGGCGGCCGAGTTCCCCTACGGCAGCGAGCGCTACGGCTCCCGCTACCAGGGCCAGCGCGGCCCGACAGCCTCCCGTTCCTTCCTCAACTTCCACCGGACGCAGGTGTGA